One region of Sulfuriroseicoccus oceanibius genomic DNA includes:
- a CDS encoding DHH family phosphoesterase — MSDSVELLYKQIGDVLKERDGFLLSAHVRPDGDAIGSVLGLGLALEAMGKRVLMVSEDGVPASLEFLKGSDKVVHVPDVTPEMLEGLEVMVALDTATQPRLGEGVNALFVDKGMQVINIDHHISNPAYGDINLIDSHSPATGQIVYDLLKSQGLGVPAGSRDALFVAISTDTGSFQFPSTTARTFEVVAAMTRDGLNIGEISSLTYHRQPLRKVRLLQDLLNCLELSSGDRVASWSLLNSTKERLELLPDDSEDLIDHIRSIDSVVVAVFFEELPDGKIRVSSRSKDPKVNVCNVCLKFGGGGHAMAAGARMAGPIEEARTKFLAAVDDELAAASNS, encoded by the coding sequence ATGAGTGATTCTGTTGAACTGCTGTACAAGCAGATTGGAGATGTTCTGAAGGAGCGCGATGGCTTCTTGCTGTCGGCTCATGTGCGACCGGACGGCGATGCGATTGGTTCGGTGCTGGGGCTTGGGCTCGCCCTCGAAGCGATGGGCAAGCGCGTGTTGATGGTCAGTGAGGACGGTGTGCCTGCGAGTTTGGAGTTCCTTAAGGGCTCTGACAAAGTGGTGCACGTCCCAGACGTCACGCCCGAGATGCTTGAGGGCCTTGAGGTGATGGTTGCATTGGACACCGCAACCCAACCGCGCCTTGGCGAGGGTGTGAATGCGTTGTTTGTCGACAAGGGGATGCAGGTGATCAACATCGACCACCACATCAGCAATCCGGCGTACGGCGACATCAATCTGATTGATTCCCACTCTCCGGCGACAGGGCAGATTGTCTATGACTTGCTGAAGAGCCAGGGGCTTGGAGTGCCGGCCGGGTCGCGTGATGCGTTGTTCGTGGCAATCTCCACCGACACGGGATCGTTCCAGTTTCCATCGACCACGGCGCGCACGTTCGAAGTCGTCGCGGCGATGACTCGCGATGGATTGAACATCGGGGAGATCTCATCGTTGACCTATCATCGCCAGCCATTGCGCAAGGTGCGTTTGTTGCAGGATTTGCTCAACTGTCTCGAATTGAGCTCCGGTGACCGCGTTGCCTCGTGGTCGTTGCTCAATTCAACCAAAGAGCGACTCGAGTTGCTTCCTGATGATTCTGAAGATCTGATCGATCACATCCGCTCCATTGATTCAGTGGTGGTGGCTGTGTTCTTCGAAGAGTTGCCGGATGGAAAGATCCGTGTCAGCAGTCGTTCGAAGGATCCGAAGGTGAACGTGTGCAATGTGTGTTTGAAGTTCGGTGGTGGTGGCCATGCCATGGCTGCCGGTGCCCGCATGGCTGGGCCGATCGAAGAAGCTCGAACCAAGTTTTTAGCAGCAGTTGATGATGAACTCGCAGCGGCATCCAATTCCTAA
- the rbfA gene encoding 30S ribosome-binding factor RbfA: protein MSKRVKRVCELIHRELGQIVQKEIDFHGVFVSIQGVDITPDLKQCHVFIGVIGSPRDEAKVLEIFEKKRRLLQSRLSKRVVLRYTPILHFKIDHSIERGVQTLNALQAVDELPTAPLEDAEDEEKGEQEK from the coding sequence ATGAGTAAGCGCGTCAAAAGAGTTTGTGAGCTGATCCACCGTGAGCTCGGCCAGATTGTCCAGAAGGAGATCGATTTCCACGGGGTCTTTGTTTCGATCCAAGGGGTGGATATCACGCCGGATTTGAAGCAGTGCCACGTGTTCATTGGGGTGATTGGTTCCCCTCGGGACGAGGCCAAAGTCCTCGAAATCTTCGAGAAGAAGCGACGTTTGTTGCAGAGCCGTCTGAGCAAGCGTGTCGTGTTGCGTTACACGCCGATTTTGCATTTCAAGATCGACCACTCGATCGAGCGCGGGGTGCAAACTTTGAACGCGCTGCAAGCTGTCGATGAGCTGCCGACCGCGCCGCTTGAAGATGCCGAGGACGAAGAAAAGGGTGAACAGGAGAAGTAA
- the infB gene encoding translation initiation factor IF-2 — protein MPEESNGSEKPKKKEVLDLLEDKSKIASRRQRRRAQLEQEEAAEEERKRNSVEEQKKNALDLFSDDKPKKKRGGAARKANVLPPISKLKEEEAKKAEAASSSDTLAAVLASAGIAPGAEKKTDEPAEKDAPAPAAEKAAEVAPVEESAAAGDEKLISLKPPVVIKDLAAAMGLKPLYLIKDLMEMDVFANPDQSIEPDVAAKLCEKHGFAFEREKREKGGGVHKVEEVIEEPEAPKEEPKEQLHLRAPIITFMGHVDHGKTSLIDRIRDAKVVAGEAGGITQHIGAYSVDHNGSKITFLDTPGHAIFTEMRARGAGVTDIVVLVVAADDGIMPQTEEAINHAKAAGVEIIVAINKMDLPAANPDRIKAQLQERDLSPEDWGGTTICVPVSAQTGEGIDELLDMMALQAEVLELQANPKANARATVIEARLEQGRGATATVIVDSGTLRPGMPFICGPYNGKIKSLINDRGEKVKEAGPAMPVEVLGFSETPHVGDELVEMKSDRDAKKLSAERLEEARRQKLESPKRTRLEDIFSNIQDTSQKKRLKVLLKGDVQGSVEAICNALGDIKSDKIDLDIIHSGAGPISENDVLLASASDAIVLGFSTKLESSAVRVAKREGVQVKIFSIVYELIDQVKDAMLGMLDQETRENVVGHAEVKQVFKSKKGKAAGCLVIDGKMDRTGHARLLRDGMVVYDGDLGTLRRFQDDVKEVKTGVECGIRLGDYNDYEVGDIIECYHLEKLKQSL, from the coding sequence ATGCCTGAAGAATCCAACGGAAGCGAAAAGCCGAAGAAGAAGGAAGTGCTCGACCTGCTCGAGGACAAGTCTAAGATTGCGTCCCGCCGCCAGCGTCGTCGTGCTCAGCTTGAGCAGGAGGAAGCTGCAGAGGAGGAGCGTAAGCGTAACTCGGTTGAGGAACAGAAAAAGAACGCGTTGGATTTGTTCAGCGATGACAAGCCGAAGAAGAAGCGCGGTGGTGCGGCACGCAAGGCCAATGTGCTGCCTCCGATTTCGAAGCTGAAAGAAGAGGAAGCCAAGAAGGCTGAAGCAGCGTCGTCGAGCGACACACTTGCTGCTGTGTTGGCTAGCGCCGGTATCGCACCTGGTGCTGAGAAGAAGACTGATGAGCCAGCTGAAAAGGATGCTCCAGCACCAGCTGCAGAGAAGGCAGCCGAGGTCGCTCCAGTTGAGGAGTCCGCTGCAGCGGGTGATGAGAAATTGATCAGCCTGAAACCGCCGGTGGTGATTAAAGATTTGGCGGCTGCGATGGGCTTGAAGCCGCTCTATCTGATCAAGGACTTGATGGAGATGGATGTGTTTGCCAACCCGGATCAGAGCATTGAGCCGGACGTGGCAGCGAAGCTGTGCGAAAAGCACGGATTTGCCTTTGAGCGCGAGAAGCGTGAGAAGGGCGGCGGTGTGCACAAGGTGGAAGAGGTGATCGAAGAACCGGAAGCTCCAAAAGAAGAGCCGAAGGAGCAGCTTCACCTGCGTGCGCCAATTATTACTTTCATGGGTCACGTCGACCACGGCAAGACCTCGCTGATCGACCGCATCCGCGATGCCAAGGTGGTGGCTGGTGAGGCTGGTGGAATTACCCAGCACATCGGCGCCTACAGCGTGGATCACAACGGTTCGAAGATCACATTCCTGGATACTCCGGGTCACGCCATCTTCACCGAAATGCGTGCACGCGGTGCTGGTGTGACCGATATCGTGGTGCTCGTGGTGGCTGCGGATGACGGCATCATGCCGCAAACCGAAGAGGCTATCAACCACGCCAAGGCGGCTGGGGTTGAGATCATTGTGGCGATCAACAAGATGGACCTGCCGGCAGCCAACCCGGACCGTATCAAGGCGCAGCTGCAAGAGCGCGACTTGTCGCCGGAAGATTGGGGTGGAACCACCATCTGTGTGCCGGTTTCCGCCCAGACTGGTGAGGGGATCGACGAGTTGCTCGACATGATGGCGCTTCAGGCCGAGGTGCTTGAACTCCAGGCCAATCCGAAGGCCAATGCTCGTGCCACTGTGATTGAAGCACGTCTTGAGCAGGGGCGTGGTGCAACTGCGACCGTGATTGTGGATTCCGGTACCTTGCGTCCGGGCATGCCATTCATCTGCGGACCTTACAACGGTAAGATCAAGTCGTTGATTAACGATCGCGGCGAGAAGGTCAAAGAGGCAGGACCTGCGATGCCTGTCGAAGTGCTCGGCTTCAGCGAGACGCCACACGTGGGTGACGAGCTGGTCGAAATGAAGAGCGACCGCGATGCGAAGAAGCTATCCGCCGAGCGCTTGGAAGAAGCTCGCCGTCAGAAGCTCGAATCGCCGAAGCGTACGCGCCTCGAAGATATTTTCTCCAACATTCAGGACACTAGCCAGAAGAAGCGCCTCAAGGTGCTCCTCAAGGGTGATGTTCAGGGGTCGGTGGAAGCGATCTGCAACGCCCTCGGCGACATCAAGAGTGACAAGATCGATCTGGACATCATCCACAGTGGTGCCGGCCCGATTTCGGAAAACGACGTGCTCCTCGCCAGTGCCTCCGACGCGATTGTGCTCGGATTTAGCACCAAGCTCGAGAGCAGCGCGGTGCGTGTTGCCAAGCGCGAAGGCGTTCAGGTGAAGATCTTCTCGATCGTTTACGAACTCATCGATCAGGTGAAGGACGCGATGCTTGGAATGCTCGACCAGGAGACCCGCGAGAATGTGGTGGGGCACGCCGAGGTCAAGCAGGTCTTCAAGTCGAAGAAGGGCAAAGCAGCAGGCTGCTTGGTCATCGACGGCAAGATGGACCGCACCGGTCACGCTCGATTGCTGCGTGATGGCATGGTCGTGTACGATGGCGATCTCGGAACGCTGCGTCGCTTCCAGGACGACGTCAAGGAAGTCAAGACTGGTGTCGAATGTGGTATCCGTCTTGGTGACTACAACGACTACGAGGTCGGCGATATCATCGAGTGCTACCACTTGGAGAAGCTCAAGCAGTCGCTCTAA
- the nusA gene encoding transcription termination factor NusA, with product MTSDLLAVIEYFEREKGIDRETMVEAIEGALLTASRKSVGPARELRVDIDSAKGKIKALATLVVAEKVTKPYEEIALPVARRIKEDAEIGDEIDVEVTPKDFGRIAAQTARQAIMQRLRQAEKEMIYEEFKDRAGDIVQGEVRRLDRGDVVVSLGKFEGVMTSREKVPTETYNIGDILRFYVVAVENTQRGPEIVLSRSHPNFVRRLFEFEVSELADRTVEIRGVAREAGYRTKIAVFSADEKIDPVGACVGLRGARVKNIVRELNNEKVDIIHWSDNLREFVKESLKPAQIQDDKVTILEDERKIEVRVDEEELPKAVGRRGQNARLTSRLLGWDVQVLKDESQHEEFERKVLEAAQAIADELGIKLEWAVELVRGGLNSIGVIATADAEDITMMTSLGEEEAQSILETLAAKAANDAASDE from the coding sequence ATGACCAGCGACCTCTTAGCCGTCATCGAATACTTCGAAAGAGAAAAAGGAATCGACCGTGAAACCATGGTGGAGGCCATTGAAGGCGCATTGCTTACCGCGTCCCGCAAGAGCGTGGGGCCAGCCCGTGAGCTGCGTGTCGATATCGATTCGGCTAAAGGGAAGATCAAAGCCCTGGCGACATTGGTCGTGGCTGAGAAGGTGACCAAGCCCTACGAGGAGATCGCGCTGCCAGTGGCCCGCCGCATCAAGGAAGATGCTGAGATCGGCGACGAGATCGACGTTGAGGTGACGCCGAAGGATTTCGGTCGTATTGCCGCGCAGACAGCACGTCAGGCGATCATGCAGCGTTTGCGTCAGGCGGAGAAGGAGATGATTTACGAAGAGTTCAAGGACCGCGCCGGTGACATCGTTCAGGGCGAAGTGCGTCGCTTGGACCGTGGCGATGTGGTTGTCAGCCTCGGTAAGTTCGAGGGTGTGATGACCTCGCGTGAGAAGGTTCCGACCGAGACTTACAACATTGGCGACATTCTTCGTTTTTACGTTGTGGCGGTTGAGAACACACAGCGCGGACCAGAGATCGTGTTGTCGCGTTCGCATCCGAACTTCGTGCGCCGTTTGTTTGAATTTGAAGTCAGCGAGCTGGCGGACCGTACCGTGGAGATCCGCGGTGTGGCGCGTGAAGCGGGTTACCGCACCAAGATCGCTGTGTTCAGTGCCGATGAGAAGATCGACCCAGTTGGTGCCTGCGTTGGTTTGCGCGGTGCCCGCGTGAAGAATATTGTGCGCGAGCTGAACAACGAGAAAGTCGACATCATCCACTGGAGTGACAATCTGCGTGAATTCGTCAAGGAGTCACTCAAGCCGGCTCAGATTCAGGACGACAAAGTTACAATCCTCGAAGACGAGCGCAAAATCGAAGTGCGTGTCGACGAGGAAGAGTTGCCGAAAGCTGTGGGGCGTCGCGGACAGAACGCGCGTCTGACCTCGCGTCTGCTTGGCTGGGATGTGCAGGTGCTCAAGGATGAGAGCCAGCACGAGGAGTTCGAGCGCAAAGTGCTCGAGGCGGCCCAGGCAATTGCTGACGAGCTCGGTATCAAACTTGAGTGGGCAGTGGAGCTCGTCCGCGGTGGATTGAACTCCATCGGTGTGATCGCCACCGCCGATGCCGAGGACATCACGATGATGACCTCGCTCGGAGAAGAGGAAGCCCAGAGCATCCTCGAAACATTGGCTGCCAAGGCGGCGAATGATGCGGCTTCGGACGAGTGA
- a CDS encoding purine-nucleoside phosphorylase → MVGAGSDQFDDGVLSELRAFRPELGVVLGSGFGGLVSSVREVGACSFSDAELPVSSVPGHVGRLVWGCFAGLRVVMACGRVHLYEGWAARDVTATVRLFAAAGVGSLLLTNAAGRISPRLSVGGLMVLSDHLNLTSVSPLDGAAGFIDMTNAYCPQWRGELLDAAASCGVGVGEGVYACVRGPQYETPAEVRMLGALGADAVGMSTVLEVIEARARGLRVAGVSCLTNVAAGLDGANLDHDEVVAIAGGAGGGLVAVLECWSARRKSG, encoded by the coding sequence ATGGTGGGCGCGGGTTCAGATCAGTTCGACGACGGGGTGCTGTCCGAATTGCGGGCGTTTCGCCCCGAGTTGGGTGTGGTGCTTGGATCCGGATTTGGTGGTCTGGTCTCGTCTGTGCGCGAGGTTGGGGCGTGTTCGTTTTCTGATGCGGAGTTGCCGGTTTCTTCCGTGCCTGGGCACGTGGGGAGGTTGGTTTGGGGGTGCTTTGCCGGGTTGCGGGTGGTAATGGCATGTGGCCGCGTGCATCTTTACGAGGGGTGGGCCGCGCGGGATGTCACGGCGACGGTCCGGTTGTTTGCTGCCGCGGGTGTTGGTTCGCTGCTATTGACCAACGCGGCCGGCCGGATTAGCCCAAGGCTTTCGGTTGGTGGGCTGATGGTGCTCTCCGACCACTTGAATTTGACCTCAGTCAGTCCGCTCGACGGGGCTGCCGGCTTTATCGATATGACCAACGCGTATTGTCCTCAGTGGCGGGGTGAGTTGCTTGATGCGGCGGCTTCCTGCGGTGTGGGGGTGGGTGAAGGGGTTTACGCGTGTGTCCGTGGGCCACAATACGAGACTCCGGCGGAGGTCCGGATGTTGGGTGCGCTGGGTGCGGATGCGGTCGGGATGTCGACGGTGCTTGAGGTGATCGAGGCGAGGGCCAGAGGGCTGCGGGTCGCCGGGGTTTCTTGTCTGACGAATGTGGCTGCGGGCCTGGACGGGGCGAACCTTGACCACGATGAGGTTGTGGCGATTGCCGGTGGCGCGGGGGGCGGGTTGGTAGCAGTCTTGGAGTGTTGGAGTGCGCGTCGGAAATCTGGCTGA
- the ptsP gene encoding phosphoenolpyruvate--protein phosphotransferase, with product MKKLHEERTTPISLRAERRYQGVGLSDGIAQGEVLTLYRGVSIPPKVRISDDQKARELERLGEALEKTRQDLDALRTRIEEAGGGREAGIFDAHLMILEDRMILDDVEKAVRERNVSADWAFYQVTKRYVEAMDAIPDEFLRERMGDVKDVAQRVLRHMLGEGTPLVMRELSRPHIIAARELTPSDTAAMDRDLVLGFLNETGSQTSHAAIIARSLGLPAIAGIPDLTDEISSGEEVLIDGYRGLVVVNPSQETLDEYERIIERHAQTLGGLKGEVGKPTDTIDGKHIVLSGNIEFKREMAMITENGGAGVGLFRTEFFYLRDNALPTEAEQAQTYAEVAAACEEHGVIIRTFDLGGDKLPNSPFDGPEPNPFLGWRGIRVSLGRPEVFKTQLRAILRASAHGKIRIMFPMVASPEEVVQAKQILEAAKAELIDEELPFDENIEVGAMIEIPSAALVADLIAPHVDFFSVGTNDLTQYTLAVDRVNDRVAPLFRSTHTGVVRLLQHVVKAAHDAGIWVGVCGETAGDPTFTPLLVGMGVDELSVGPRQILTIRHAIRQLDSSECAKLVQRLVAGASTDRIEEDCRAMAMRCYPELLS from the coding sequence ATGAAGAAGCTTCACGAAGAAAGAACGACACCGATCTCGCTCCGGGCTGAGCGACGTTACCAGGGCGTGGGGCTGTCTGATGGGATTGCTCAGGGTGAGGTTTTAACCTTGTACCGCGGGGTTTCGATTCCGCCGAAGGTTCGGATTTCCGATGACCAGAAAGCGCGTGAGCTGGAGCGTCTGGGTGAGGCACTGGAGAAGACGCGCCAGGATTTGGATGCGCTGCGGACTCGGATTGAAGAGGCCGGAGGCGGGCGTGAAGCGGGTATTTTTGACGCCCATTTGATGATCCTCGAGGATCGGATGATTCTGGACGACGTTGAGAAGGCTGTGCGTGAGCGCAATGTCAGCGCGGATTGGGCATTTTACCAAGTGACCAAGCGCTACGTGGAAGCGATGGATGCGATTCCTGATGAATTCCTACGTGAGCGCATGGGAGATGTGAAGGATGTGGCGCAGCGTGTGTTGCGGCACATGCTGGGCGAGGGGACACCGCTGGTCATGCGTGAATTGTCGCGCCCGCACATTATTGCGGCGCGTGAGTTGACGCCGTCCGATACGGCGGCCATGGACCGCGATCTTGTGTTGGGCTTCCTGAATGAGACGGGGAGTCAGACGTCGCATGCCGCGATTATTGCCCGGAGTCTAGGGCTGCCGGCGATTGCCGGGATTCCTGATCTGACTGACGAGATCAGTAGTGGTGAGGAGGTGTTGATCGATGGATACCGTGGCCTGGTCGTGGTGAATCCGTCGCAGGAGACGCTCGACGAATACGAGCGGATTATCGAACGTCACGCCCAGACGCTCGGCGGTCTCAAGGGTGAGGTCGGCAAGCCGACGGATACGATCGATGGCAAGCATATCGTTCTTTCCGGCAATATTGAGTTCAAGCGTGAGATGGCGATGATCACCGAAAATGGTGGCGCCGGTGTGGGCTTGTTCAGAACCGAGTTTTTCTATCTGCGTGACAATGCGTTGCCAACGGAAGCTGAGCAGGCTCAGACCTACGCTGAGGTCGCGGCGGCTTGCGAAGAGCATGGCGTGATCATCCGGACATTCGATCTGGGTGGAGATAAACTGCCGAACTCTCCATTCGATGGACCGGAGCCCAATCCGTTTCTGGGATGGCGCGGGATCCGGGTGTCCCTCGGGCGTCCTGAGGTTTTCAAAACTCAGTTGCGCGCGATTCTGCGGGCGTCCGCACATGGTAAGATTCGCATCATGTTCCCGATGGTTGCGTCGCCGGAGGAGGTCGTTCAGGCCAAGCAGATTCTTGAGGCTGCCAAAGCGGAGCTGATTGATGAGGAGTTGCCTTTCGATGAGAACATTGAGGTGGGGGCGATGATTGAGATCCCGTCCGCAGCGCTTGTGGCGGACCTGATTGCTCCGCATGTCGACTTTTTCAGTGTTGGGACCAATGACCTGACGCAGTACACCTTGGCAGTGGACCGGGTGAATGATCGAGTGGCGCCGTTGTTCCGCTCGACGCACACCGGCGTGGTTCGCTTGCTTCAGCACGTGGTGAAAGCCGCGCATGACGCAGGGATCTGGGTTGGCGTTTGTGGGGAGACTGCAGGCGACCCGACATTCACGCCGTTGTTGGTGGGAATGGGCGTGGACGAACTTAGTGTGGGGCCGCGTCAGATTTTGACGATCCGCCATGCGATCCGTCAGCTCGATTCCAGCGAGTGCGCCAAGTTGGTGCAGCGCTTGGTGGCTGGAGCTAGCACCGATCGGATCGAAGAGGATTGTCGTGCGATGGCGATGCGTTGTTATCCTGAGCTGTTGTCCTAG
- a CDS encoding HPr family phosphocarrier protein, with translation MIKKEFTVVNKFGLHARPAAQLVKLANTFESEIWVEKDSEQVNGKSIMGLMMLAAGHGSTITVSVDGGDEEDALAAVEELINSGFKEE, from the coding sequence ATGATCAAGAAGGAATTCACCGTCGTCAACAAGTTCGGACTGCACGCTCGCCCGGCCGCGCAGCTTGTGAAGCTCGCCAATACGTTCGAAAGCGAGATTTGGGTCGAGAAGGACTCCGAGCAAGTGAACGGCAAAAGCATTATGGGGCTGATGATGTTGGCAGCCGGTCATGGCTCCACTATCACGGTTTCTGTCGATGGTGGCGACGAGGAAGACGCTCTCGCAGCTGTTGAGGAGCTGATTAATAGCGGCTTCAAGGAAGAGTAA
- the hprK gene encoding HPr(Ser) kinase/phosphatase: protein MDDNFDQGRRITDLSVDDFLKRFGDELSLERQGAAVGGDRRIGEPTVNRPGLALAGFFTYFARHRVQVLGNSEMSYLRTLGPEQREARFIELCRRNLPMLVISRGASLEPRLVEVANEAGIGVFRTPMISMQFINQATLALEWEFAPMTSVHGCMVDVQGIGVMVLGKSGSGKSETVVGLLDRGASLVADDLVRLRAVGGEVIGRSPELARAHMEVRGLGLINVAALFGIAKIRLEKRLDFVVRMTPQGDMEDIERVGVARKTVKVLGHDIPYVELPVAPGRDMARMVEVAALDQKLRGLGYDTAEEFNRRLIDLMEAQGNERNR, encoded by the coding sequence ATGGATGACAATTTTGACCAGGGGCGCCGGATCACCGATCTGAGCGTCGATGATTTTTTGAAGCGCTTTGGTGATGAGTTGTCGCTGGAGCGGCAGGGAGCTGCGGTTGGTGGTGATCGGCGGATCGGTGAGCCTACAGTGAACCGTCCGGGCTTGGCTTTGGCTGGCTTCTTCACTTATTTTGCTCGCCACCGTGTTCAGGTGCTGGGTAACTCCGAGATGTCCTACCTGCGGACCTTGGGGCCGGAGCAGCGAGAGGCGCGTTTTATTGAACTCTGCCGCCGCAATCTGCCGATGCTGGTGATTTCGCGTGGAGCGTCGCTTGAGCCGCGATTGGTTGAGGTGGCGAATGAGGCGGGGATCGGGGTGTTCCGCACGCCGATGATCTCGATGCAGTTCATCAATCAGGCAACGCTGGCGCTCGAGTGGGAGTTTGCTCCGATGACGAGTGTACACGGGTGCATGGTGGACGTGCAGGGGATCGGGGTGATGGTGCTCGGTAAGAGTGGCAGCGGTAAGAGTGAAACGGTGGTCGGCTTGCTCGACCGTGGAGCTAGTTTGGTCGCGGACGACCTGGTGAGGCTGCGTGCTGTCGGCGGTGAGGTGATTGGCCGTTCGCCTGAACTGGCCCGTGCACACATGGAGGTGCGTGGGCTGGGTTTGATCAATGTGGCGGCCTTGTTCGGGATCGCGAAGATTCGGCTGGAGAAGCGGCTGGACTTTGTCGTGCGTATGACTCCGCAAGGGGATATGGAGGATATCGAGCGGGTCGGTGTTGCGCGTAAGACCGTCAAGGTGCTGGGGCATGACATTCCGTACGTGGAGTTGCCAGTGGCGCCGGGTCGTGACATGGCGCGGATGGTGGAAGTGGCAGCGCTTGATCAGAAGTTGCGCGGCTTGGGTTATGATACCGCCGAAGAGTTCAACCGCAGGTTGATTGATTTGATGGAAGCTCAAGGAAACGAAAGAAATCGTTAG
- the acpP gene encoding acyl carrier protein — protein MSDSIEQKVKDIIVEQLSVTPEQVTPEAKFIDDLGADSLDTVELVMAFEEEFGIDVPDEEAEKLTSVGAVISYVESAQG, from the coding sequence ATGTCCGATAGCATCGAGCAAAAAGTCAAAGACATCATCGTGGAGCAGCTTAGCGTGACTCCTGAGCAAGTGACACCAGAAGCCAAGTTCATCGATGATCTTGGTGCAGATTCCCTCGACACCGTCGAGCTGGTGATGGCCTTCGAAGAAGAGTTTGGCATCGACGTGCCAGACGAAGAGGCAGAGAAGCTGACTTCGGTTGGTGCTGTGATCTCCTACGTTGAGTCGGCACAGGGCTAA
- a CDS encoding peroxiredoxin: MSVLVGKQAPAFSAKAVKGETIIEDFSLEQFLGEKYVLLFFYPKDFTFVCPTELHRFQEELAEFEKRNVQVVGCSTDTEFSHWAWLQTPRDKGGIQGVNYPIVADTNKTISSDYDVLAGEYVENEFGEIEIEGELVAYRGLFLIDKDGVVRHQVVNDMPLGRSIKEAIRVIDALQHFEQHGEVCPMDWQKGDDAMTPDHSGVSSYLSK; the protein is encoded by the coding sequence ATGTCAGTTCTCGTAGGAAAACAAGCACCGGCTTTCTCTGCCAAGGCAGTGAAAGGGGAGACCATCATTGAAGATTTCTCGCTCGAGCAGTTCCTCGGTGAAAAGTACGTTCTTCTTTTCTTCTACCCGAAGGACTTCACCTTCGTCTGCCCAACCGAGCTTCACCGCTTCCAGGAAGAGCTTGCTGAGTTCGAAAAGCGCAACGTGCAGGTTGTGGGTTGCTCGACCGATACCGAGTTCTCGCACTGGGCATGGCTCCAGACCCCACGCGACAAGGGGGGCATCCAGGGTGTGAACTACCCAATCGTTGCCGACACCAACAAGACCATCTCGTCGGACTACGACGTGCTCGCTGGTGAGTACGTTGAGAACGAGTTCGGTGAAATCGAAATCGAGGGTGAGCTCGTTGCTTACCGCGGCCTCTTCCTCATCGACAAAGACGGTGTGGTGCGCCACCAGGTGGTCAACGACATGCCTCTCGGCCGCTCGATCAAAGAAGCGATCCGCGTGATTGACGCTCTTCAGCACTTCGAGCAGCACGGTGAAGTTTGCCCAATGGACTGGCAGAAGGGCGACGACGCCATGACGCCTGACCACAGCGGCGTCTCGAGCTACCTCTCCAAGTAA